From a region of the Cucumis sativus cultivar 9930 chromosome 6, Cucumber_9930_V3, whole genome shotgun sequence genome:
- the LOC101221780 gene encoding superoxide dismutase [Cu-Zn], chloroplastic: MQAVLAAMAAQSLLSVSLSNYVALPPFSNSSSSSSLSLTSSFHGASLKLPRHSLSLAASVAPKPLAIVAATKKAVAVLKGTSAVEGVVTLTQEDDGPTSVNVRITGLTPGLHGFHLHEFGDTTNGCISTGAHFNPNKLTHGAPEDEIRHAGDLGNITANADGVAEAIIVDNQIPLSGPYSVVGRAFVVHELEDDLGKGGHELSLTTGNAGGRLACGVVGLTPV, encoded by the exons ATGCAAGCAGTTCTTGCAGCTATGGCCGCACAATCACTTCTATCTGTTTCCCTTTCCAACTACGTCGCATTGCCCCCATTCTCcaattcttcatcttcatcttctctttctctcaccTCCTCTTTCCATGGCGCCTCTCTCAAACTCCCTCGCCACTCCCTCTCCCTCGCTGCCTCCGTTGCCCCAAAACCCCTTGCTATCGTCGCTGCCACCAAAAAAGCTGTCGCTGTCCTCAAGGGAACTTCCGCCGTTGAAGGCGTTGTCACGCTCACCCAAGAGGACGATG GTCCAACATCTGTCAATGTGCGTATTACCGGGCTCACCCCAGGTCTTCATGGATTCCATCTT CATGAATTTGGAGACACAACAAATGGATGCATTTCTACAG GAGCACATTTCAATCCTAACAAGTTAACGCATGGTGCTCCCGAGGACGAAATCCGACATGCGGGTGACCTGGGAAACATAACTGCCAATGCTGATG GAGTAGCAGAGGCAATCATTGTAGATAACCAG ATTCCTCTTAGCGGCCCCTATTCTGTAGTTGGAAGAGCCTTTGTGGTACATGAGCTTGAGGATGATCTAGGAAAAG GAGGTCATGAACTCAGTTTAACCACTGGCAATGCGGGTGGAAGATTGGCATGTG GTGTTGTCGGTCTTACTCCTGTGTGA